GCCGCACCTCCTCACACCAGCCTTTTCTTGCAATTTCATATAATCCAATCATTATGTCTGCTGCATCCTCTGACCATCCCGCCCTCAAGAACTCCCTTTTGGCATCATTGTGTGAAACAGGAATATAGGTGACAGTTTTTCCTGAAACTTTGGAAAGAATGTGAGCGATCTGGTAATGATCAAGTGCTTTCTTTCCGGTAAGCACAAATATGCGGTTTCTGAAAGATGAATCCATCAGACTGTTTGCCGCTGCTTCCGCAACATCTCTACCATCAACAAAACTTACCCGCGCCCTGTTTGCCGGCAGATGAAGCAGGCTGCTTGATTTAATGAAGGAACCGGCCAGATTCCCGAAATTCTGCATGAGAATGTTTGGACGAAGTATCGTATAATCGATTCCGCAGGACTGAACGCATTTCTCTGCAATAGAAAGAGGGGTCTGGTTTAATTCACTTCCTATTGAGCCGAGGCTCACAATCTGATCTACTCCCATTCGCTTCGCTGTATCCAGGGCGGGTATCAGAAGTTCATCAATCCTGGGGATGGAGATCGGTGTAGCCAGAAAAAGGCCGTTAATATTCTCAAATGCTTCCTGAAATGTCTCAGGCTTATTGTAATCAAATAACACTACCGGACACCCTGCGGTGTCCAACTGAGTCGCTTTCACTACATCGCGTACACCGATCCTGACACAGATACCTTGCGAGATCATCAGTTTTATCATTTCCCTTGCTACTGTGCCGGTGGCACCGGTGATCAGGAAATTCCTCTTCATATTGTCCTCCCTTGGACTCGTTCCTTAAAAATTACGGAGACTTATCTGCACTTATGAAGCGGAAAAGGTTGGCATATCGTTTGATTCTTTTTTCAGAGTCGCATCCATGGAGGTATGTTCGAATGAAAAGTAAAGTAGCAATTTCTCATCAGGCCCGGATAAGCGAAGCCATAGAGGAATCGTGCGATCTGCTGGGAGATCATTCTTCTTTATTCAACGGAAAGCATGTTGCAATCAAACCCAATGATACCTGGGCTACTCCATCGGACCTGACAGCTTGCACGCAGGCAGATACCGTAAGAGCGGTTATCCGCTATGTAAAGCGCTTCAATCCGTCCATTATTACAGTCAGCGGCGGGGCAGGAGCAGCGGAGACAGCCGATGTGTTCAGGTATCTGGGAATTGATAAGGTGATAGAGGAGGAAAAGGTAAGGTTCTTTGATCACAACAAGGGTCCCTTTCAGGCTGTTGAACTGAGTTATGGACCGATGCATGAGGTAATGATAAACCCTCATATCCTGGAATATGATGTTCTCATCTCTCTTGCCCAGCATAAAGTACATGATTTTGCTATGGTCACTCTCAGCATGAAAAATATCGCGATGTCATTTCCGGCAGCCGATTTCTACGGTCATCCCAGAGAAAGTTATGTTCATAAACACAGTATCTTCAGAGATATTCAGTCGTTTATAGCAGGAATGTGCAAGCGTTTTCCTATCGACCTTGCCA
The DNA window shown above is from Fibrobacter sp. and carries:
- a CDS encoding SDR family oxidoreductase → MKRNFLITGATGTVAREMIKLMISQGICVRIGVRDVVKATQLDTAGCPVVLFDYNKPETFQEAFENINGLFLATPISIPRIDELLIPALDTAKRMGVDQIVSLGSIGSELNQTPLSIAEKCVQSCGIDYTILRPNILMQNFGNLAGSFIKSSSLLHLPANRARVSFVDGRDVAEAAANSLMDSSFRNRIFVLTGKKALDHYQIAHILSKVSGKTVTYIPVSHNDAKREFLRAGWSEDAADIMIGLYEIARKGWCEEVRPDLAEILKREPRTFEEYAWDYRELWV
- a CDS encoding DUF362 domain-containing protein, which gives rise to MKSKVAISHQARISEAIEESCDLLGDHSSLFNGKHVAIKPNDTWATPSDLTACTQADTVRAVIRYVKRFNPSIITVSGGAGAAETADVFRYLGIDKVIEEEKVRFFDHNKGPFQAVELSYGPMHEVMINPHILEYDVLISLAQHKVHDFAMVTLSMKNIAMSFPAADFYGHPRESYVHKHSIFRDIQSFIAGMCKRFPIDLAIINGHPAMTGRGPVGGNVFESDLVIASMDFVSADSIGAKLLNINHVDHIIEAEKIGLGKADLESIEIVGVPLREAIAEFSRKMYS